One region of Paralichthys olivaceus isolate ysfri-2021 chromosome 12, ASM2471397v2, whole genome shotgun sequence genomic DNA includes:
- the LOC109636263 gene encoding trichohyalin isoform X28: protein MAEGSKPASSTPASGSGGAVAPQTNSLKSKGLGLLRKVKVSVELLIALAALLSWVVVGVVMFDFVEYKTVPDIQQIITDPMQAVNDAVDEVSSLLNKFQECAPDLSDPASTAAYVAEEISEAKDGFVRHFSDEDGNFYLSYVDPVVIGRRAFHSTNDFMGGMVGNVRDSLCAFVDTLLDIISGKSKGKIDLGYIDPVVTGRGVFSVINEFICGVEGYIKKVLCAVWDTILDVVKGTTDISFMDPVSVGRNVFSATNDTLSGIATYIQDVLCSIIDSTLDIVKGTTDITFVDPVVIGRNAFSFINDIVSGVAGYIQGALCTFMDVILDTLEDFQQAVGFSPMSVLKTTAEITKEQINMLVSYVSSMLLGDEGIVSEVSIDPMKVVEDAVLEFTDKKDLFVAYMSSMLVGDQGEPVATPVVNVVPEEDETVASPSDITLVRRKGEFLPPMKKVAEIMHAAKDEAAPAQLGGDSKTEEEEEEEEEEEEEAEVPTDAATETDVHEEEDDDVKHDDLEETEHEVPLEDESIIDNDDKDEETEEKDAQEEEEIVEAEGGEKEQDLQAGEDEGEQEDINKMIADTKEEKQEEPKTDEVVEDDDEEKEEEVKTEALEEKEEAKTMDLDDDQEEEAKTEDLEDEEEEEAKTEDLEDEEEEEAKTKLLEEKDEAKTEDLDDDQAEEAKTEDLEDEEEEEEAKTEDLEDEEEEEAKTKLLEKKEEAKTEDLDDDQVEEAKTEDLEDEEEEAKTEHLDDDQAEEAKTEDLEDEEEEEAKTEVVEEEEEVEEEEEPTTLVLEEEGEEEEKAKTDILEEEVEAKSEDLKEDEEEEAKTKVVEEKEEAKTEDLDDDQEEEAITEDLEDDEEEEEAKTEDLDDEEEVEAKTKHLEEKEEAKTEDLDNDQAEEAKTEDLGEEEEAKTEHLDEEEEEAKDEHLEEDEEEEKAKTEHLDEEEVEEKEEPTTLILEEEGEEGEEEEKAKTDILEEEVEAKTEDLVDEEAEIEKETEKEETENKDLHLDEERNEENIEITNTKPDIEGDEASEEEGEEHDKVEAEDEGPKTLSDEGETTTFLPGYDQNVIDEENSESRKGKGQRKHLVLFERIRRVGSRAAHKDEERLHKHDKDLKSTEPEEEKKAKEAKLEETIDKLKEEKPKKEIKSEAKITKKKPEKPEEEGVEMKIPKKEKEVKKPPKEGKKPSKEDKVKKPSKEKKELRKPSKEEEEVKKPPQKEKEAKKLHKKEKEIKTPAKREKGVKKPSKEEKEIKKLHKEVKEETKPLKEEVKKPPKEGKEIKTPPKEEKEGKKPPKLEKEVKKPSKKEKEVKIPPKEEKEFKKPSKEGKEIKKLHKEEKEVKKPRKEEKEVKKPSKEEKEVKKPCKEEKKVKKPSKEEKEIKKPPKEEKEVKKPSKEEKEIKKLHKEEKEVEKPPKEEKEVKIPPKEEKEFKKPSKEEREVKKSPKEEKEVKKPTKEEKEVKKSQKEEEVKKPSKEEKEVKKSPKEEKEVKKTTKEEKDVKKPSKEDQEVKKPSKEEKEVKKSPKEEKEVKKPSIEEKEVKKPPKEEKEVKKSPKEEKEVKKTIKEETEVKKPSKEEKEVKKLPKEEKEVKKPPKEEKEVKKLPKEEKEVKKPSITEKEVKKPRKEEKEVKMPSKDEREMKKPPKEEKEVKTPPKEEKEVKKPPKEEKEVKKPHKVEKEVKKPSKEEKELKKTPKEEKEVKTPPKEEKEVKKPPKEEKEVKKPPKEEKEVKTPPKEEKEVKKPPKEEKEVKKPHKEEKEVKKPSKEEKELKKTPKEEKEVKTPPKEEKEVKKPPKEEKEVKKPPKEEKEVKTPPKEEKEVKKPPKEEKEVKKPHKEEKEVKKPSKEDLEVKKPSKEEKEVKKPPKEEKEVKMPSKDEREMKKPPKEEKEVNKPSKEEREVKKPPKEEKEIKKPSKDEKEVKKPPKEEKEAKKPPKEEREVKMPPKEEKEVKKPPKEEKEAKKPPKEEKEVKMPPKEEKEVKKPPKEEKEAKKPPKEEKEVKKPPKEEKEVKMPPKEDKEVKKPSKEEKEVKTSPKEEKEIKKPSKEEKGVKKPPKEEKEVEKPSKKEKELKTPLKKEIEVEKPPKEKEVKSSMQRKEAKKPSREEKEEIKPSEEAQEIKKSTKAKKEDKDLVKKRDTETDTRRKKAASRIKVVKKEVASVLKKEHLNVTRAAAEPKKTTKVLKAAKRQVVPILKNEHMNVTQSEVPKGKAKPESAKKEVPKEKAKAAPVKKDVAAPKEKAKSVIMKKEQEAVSRNASLVRDRVKIVPMKRGVKLPKEIIRGISAKTAEVSKQKPKPAVTKREPAPLKTKPAPVVKEAEAPHKNVSLTKEKVKVVPLKKVPVTPKEKVKPAPTKKEPEAKPVLAKKEAEVVKEKPKAVHEKKGVKLPKEMIRGISAKTAEVSKQKPKPAVTKREPAPLKTKPAPVVKEAEAPHKNVSLTKEKVKVVPLKKVPVTPKEKVKPAPTKKEPEAKPVLAKKEAEVVKEKPKAVHEKKAPKTDAEAPKKKVKSLEKKKEPKAPEEKVKPAVKKDGSAGLKDKVKPVRVKKEQEKKKPAAVKKAVLKEKITPVKKGKPVEKKAPKEERVLKEIQTPAKKEKPVEKKAAKEEAVKAEPGVSDSFLMEDEMPYFQCFFVDEDEAQFPFYAFSPLQV from the exons ATGGCTGAAG gaagcaaaCCGGCCTCCTCCACTCCAGCCAGTGGGTCTGGTGGAGCAGTGGCGCCACAGACGAACTCTCTCAAGTCTAAAGGTCTGGGCCTCCTCAGGAAGGTGAAAgtgtctgtggagctgctgatCGCACTGGCCGCTCTGCTGTCCTGGGTGGTTGTAGGGGTGGTGATGTTTGATTTCGTGGAATACAAGACTGTCCCAg acaTTCAGCAAATCATTACGGACCCTATGCAAGCTGTGAACGACGCTGTAGATGAAGTATCCAGTCTGCTCAACAAGTTTCAAG AATGTGCACCTGATTTAAGTGACCCCGCATCTACTGCCGCTTATGTAGCTGAAGAAATATCGGAAGCAAAAGATGGATTCGTTCGACATTTTTCAGATGAGGATG GAAACTTCTACCTCAGCTACGTCGACCCTGTGGTCATCGGACGACGAGCTTTCCATTCAACCAACGACTTCATGGGTGGAATGGTGGGCAACGTCAGGGACTCACTGTGTGCTTTTGTGGACACTTTATTAGATATTATATCGGGTAAATCTAAAG GAAAAATTGACCTTGGCTACATTGACCCTGTGGTCACAGGCAGAGGCGTCTTCAGTGTTATTAATGAGTTCATATGTGGAGTGGAGGGCTACATCAAGAAAGTGCTCTGTGCCGTTTGGGACACTATTCTGGACGTGGTGAAAG GAACCACTGACATCAGCTTCATGGATCCTGTGTCAGTTGGCAGAAATGTCTTCAGCGCGACTAACGACACTTTGAGTGGAATAGCGACCTACATCCAGGACGTACTCTGTTCTATCATAGACAGTACACTGGATATTGTAAAAG GAACCACTGACATTACGTTCGTTGACCCTGTGGTCATTGGCCGGAATGCTTTCAGTTTTATTAATGACATTGTGAGTGGAGTCGCAGGATACATCCAGGGTGCTCTCTGTACATTCATGGATGTAATACTGGACACATTAGAAG ATTTCCAGCAGGCTGTGGGATTCAGTCCCATGTCAGTTCTGAAGACGACAGCAGAAATCACCAAAGAACAGATTAACATGCTCGTGAGCTACGTCTCCTCAATGCTGCTCGGTGATGAAG GGATTGTGTCTGAAGTGTCCATCGACCCCATGAAAGTTGTCGAAGACGCTGTGTTGGAGTTCACAGACAAGAAAGATTTGTTCGTGGCTTACATGTCAAGCATGCTTGTTGGTGATCAAG GTGAACCTGTAGCCACGCCCGTTGTAAATGTAGTACCTGAAGAAg aTGAAACTGTAGCTTCTCCATCTGATATAACTTTGGTGAGAAGAAAAG GAGAATTCCTGCCACCTATGAAAAAAG TTGCAGAGATAATGCACGCTGCCAAAGATGAAGCTGCTCCTGCACAGTTAGGTGGAGACTCaaagactgaggaggaggaggaggaggaggaggaggaggaggaggaggctgaagtTCCCACTGATGCAGCCACTGAGACAGATGTGCACGAGGAAGAGGACGATGATG TGAAACATGACGACCTTGAAGAAACAGAACATGAAGTACCACTGGAAGATGAGTCCATCATTGATAATGATGACAAGGacgaagagacagaggagaaggacgcacaggaggaggaggagattgtTGAGGCGGAAGGTGGAGAAAAGGAGCAGGACTTACAGGCAGGGGAAGATGAAGGAGAGCAAGAGGACATTAATAAAATGATTGCTGACACcaaagaggagaagcaggaggaaccaaaaacagatgaagttgtAGAGGATGACgatgaggagaaggaagaggaagtcAAAACTGAAGCTttggaagaaaaggaggaggccAAAACTATGGACTTGGACGAtgatcaggaggaggaggccaaaaCTGAAGATctagaagatgaggaggaggaggaggccaaaaCTGAAGATttagaagatgaggaggaggaggaggccaaaaCTAAACTTCTGGAAGAAAAGGATGAAGCCAAAACTGAGGATTTGGATGATGATCAGGCGGAGGAGGCCAAAACTGAAGATctagaagatgaggaggaggaggaggaggccaaaaCTGAAGATttagaagatgaggaggaggaggaggccaaaaCTAAACTtctggaaaaaaaggaggaagccAAAACTGAGGATTTGGATGATGATCAGGTGGAGGAGGCCAAAACTGAAGACctagaagatgaggaggaggaggccaaaaCTGAACATCTGGATGATGATCAGGCGGAGGAGGCCAAAACTGAAGATctagaagatgaggaggaggaggaggccaaaaCTGAAGTtgtggaagaagaggaggaggtggaggaagaggaggagcccaCAACCTTAGtattggaggaggagggggaggaggaggagaaggccaaaactgacattttggaggaagaggtggaggccAAATCTGAAGATTTGAAagaagacgaggaagaggaggccaaAACTAAAGTtgtggaggaaaaggaggaagccAAAACTGAGGATTTGGACGAtgatcaggaggaggaggccataACTGAAGATCTagaagatgatgaggaggaggaggaggccaaaaCTGAAGATCtagatgatgaggaggaggtggaggccaaaactaaacatcttgaagaaaaggaggaagccAAAACTGAGGATTTGGACAATGATCAGGCAGAGGAGGCCAAAACTGAAGATctaggagaagaggaggaagccaAAACTGAACatctggatgaggaggaggaggaggccaaagATGAACATttggaagaagatgaggaggaggagaaggccaAAACTGAACatctggatgaggaggaggtggaggaaaaggaggagccCACAACTTTAAtattggaggaggagggggaggagggggaggaggaagagaaggccaaaactgacattttggaggaagaggtggaggccAAAACTGAAGATTTGGTAGATGAGGAggcagaaatagaaaaagagactgaaaaggaggaaactgaaaataaagatcttCATTtggatgaagaaagaaatgaagaaaacattGAAATAACGAACACGAAGCCAGATATAGAAGGTGATGAAGcttcagaggaggaaggagaagaacaTGACAAAGTAGAAGCTGAGGACGAAGGTCCTAAAACTCTGTCGGATGAAGGAGAGACGACCACTTTTCTTCCTGGTTATGACCAAAACGTCATTGACGAAGAAAACAGTGAGAGCAGGAAAGGTAAAGGACAGAGAAAACATCTCGTTCTCTTTGAGAGGATCAGAAGAGTCGGATCCAGAGCAGCTCACAAAGATGAAGAGCGACTCCACAAACATGACAAAG ACCTTAAATCCAcagaacctgaggaggagaaaaaagcaaaggaaGCCAAACTTGAGGAAACCATTGACAAACTAAAAGAAGAAAAGCCAAAGAAGGAGATCAAATCTGAAGCAAAAATAACTAAGAAGAAACCAGAGAAGCCTGAAG AAGAAGGGGTTGAAATGAAGATCCctaaaaaagagaaggaagtcAAGAAACCACCTAAGGAAGGTAAGAAACCATCCAAAGAAGATAAAGTGAAGAAACCttccaaagaaaagaaagaactgaGAAAACCttcaaaagaagaggaagaagtaaAGAAACCACcccaaaaagagaaagaggccaAGAAActacacaaaaaagaaaaggaaatcaaGACACCAGCTAAAAGGGAGAAGGGAGTTAAGAAACCCtctaaagaagagaaagagattaAAAAGCTTCACAAAGAAGTGAAAGAGGAGACAAAGCCTCTCaaggaagaggtgaagaagcCTCCCAAAGAAGGGAAAGAAATCAAGACACCAcctaaagaagagaaggaggggaaGAAACCACCTAAAttagagaaggaggtgaagaaaccatctaaaaaagagaaagaggtgaagatACCACCCAAGGAGGAGAAAGAATTCAAGAAACCATCTAAAGAAGGGAAAGAGATTAAAAAGCTTcataaagaagagaaagaggtgaagaaacCCCgtaaagaagagaaggaggtgaagaaaccatctaaagaagagaaagaggtgaaaaaaCCCtgtaaagaagagaagaaggtaAAGAAACCAtctaaagaagagaaagaaatcaaGAAACCAcctaaagaagagaaggaggtgaaaaaACCAtctaaagaagagaaagagattaaaaagcttcataaagaagagaaagaggtagAGAAACCAcctaaagaagagaaggaggtgaagataCCAcccaaagaggagaaagaattCAAGAAACCATCTAAAGAAGAAAGGGAGGTAAAGAAATCCcctaaagaagagaaggaggtgaaaaaACCAactaaagaagagaaagaagtcaagaaatcacaaaaagaagaggaggtgaagaaaccatctaaagaagagaaggaggtgaagaaatcccccaaagaagagaaggaggtgaaaaaaacaacaaaagaagagaaagatgtAAAGAAACCATCTAAAGAAGATCAAGAAGTAAAGAAACCAtctaaagaagagaaggaggtgaagaaatcccctaaagaagagaaggaggtgaagaaaccatctatagaagagaaagaagtcAAGAAACCAcctaaagaagagaaggaggtgaagaaatcccctaaagaagagaaggaggtgaaaaaaacaattaaagaagagacagaggtaAAGAAACCAtctaaagaagagaaagaagtcaAGAAACTAcctaaagaagagaaggaggtgaagaaaccacctaaagaagagaaagaagtcaAGAAACTAcctaaagaagagaaggaggtgaagaaaccATCCATaacagagaaagaggtgaagaaaccacgtaaagaagagaaagaggtgaagatgCCTTCTAAAGACGAGAGGGAAATGAAGAAACCAcctaaagaagagaaagaggtgaagacgCCTcctaaagaagagaaagaggtaaAGAAACCAcctaaagaagagaaggaggtgaagaaaccACACAAAGtagagaaagaggtgaagaaacCATCCAAAGAAGAGAAGGAGTTAAAGAAAACAcctaaagaagagaaagaggtgaagacgCCTcctaaagaagagaaagaggtcaAGAAACCAcctaaagaagagaaggaggtgaagaaaccacccaaagaagagaaagaggtgaagacgCCTcctaaagaagagaaagaggtaaAGAAACCAcctaaagaagagaaggaggtgaagaaaccacacaaagaagagaaagaggtgaagaaacCATCCAAAGAAGAGAAGGAGTTAAAGAAAACAcctaaagaagagaaagaggtgaagacgCCTcctaaagaagagaaagaggtcaAGAAACCAcctaaagaagagaaggaggtgaagaaaccacccaaagaagagaaagaggtgaagacgCCTcctaaagaagagaaagaggtaaAGAAACCAcctaaagaagagaaggaggtgaagaaaccacacaaagaagagaaagaggtgaagaaacCATCTAAAGAAGATCTAGAAGTAAAGAAACCAtctaaagaagagaaagaggtgaaaaagcctccaaaagaagagaaagaggtgaagatgCCTTCTAAAGACGAGAGGGAAATGAAGAAACCAcctaaagaagagaaagaggtaaATAAACCAtctaaagaagagagagaggtgaagaaacctcctaaagaagagaaagagataaagaaacCATCTAAagatgagaaagaggtgaagaaaccacctaaagaagagaaggaggcaaAAAAACCTCctaaagaagagagagaagtgaagatGCCTcctaaagaagagaaagaagttaAGAAACCAcctaaagaagagaaggaggcaaAGAAGCCCcctaaagaagagaaagaggtgaagatgCCTcctaaagaagagaaagaagttaAGAAACCAcctaaagaagagaaggaggcaaAGAAGCCTCccaaagaagagaaagaggtgaagaaaccacctaaagaagagaaagaggtgaagatgCCTCCTAAAGAAGATAAAGAGGTAAAGAAACCAtctaaagaagagaaagaggtgaagacgTCTcctaaagaagagaaagagataaagaaacCATCCAAAGAAGAGAAGGGGGTGAAGAAGCCTcctaaagaagagaaagaagttgAGAAACCAtctaaaaaagagaaagagttgAAGACGCCTCTTAAAAAAGAGATAGAGGTGGAAAAGCCTCCCAAAGAGAAAGAGGTTAAGTCTTCAATGCAAAGGAAAGAAGCGAAGAAACCCTCtagggaggagaaggaagagattAAGCCATCAGAGGAGGCACAGGAGATCAAGAAATCTACAAAAGcgaaaaaagaagacaaagaccTTGTCaagaaaagagacacagagacag acACCAGACGCAAAAAGGCTGCAAGTAGAATCAAAGTAGTCAAGAAAGAAGTTGCATCTGTGCTGAAGAAGGAACATCTTAATGTTACAAGAGCAG ctgcAGAGCCCAAGAAGACTACAAAGGTGCTGAAAGCTGCTAAAAGGCAGGTCGTTCCAATTCTGAAGAACGAGCATATGAATGTCACACAATCAG AGGTTCCAAAGGGGAAAGCCAAACCAGAGTCTGCAAAGAAAG AAGTTCCAAAGGAAAAAGCCAAAGCAGCTCCTGTCAAAAAAG ATGTTGCTGCTCCAAAAGAAAAGGCCAAATCAGTCATCATGAAAAAAG AACAAGAAGCTGTTTCCAGAAATGCCTCCCTGGTAAGAGACAGAGTCAAGATAGTGCCTATGAAGAGAG gagtCAAGTTACCAAAAGAGATCATCAGAGGAATCTCTGCAAAGACAG ctgaggtTTCAAAACAGAAACCCAAACCAGCTGTAACAAAGAGAG AACCTGCTCCTCTCAAGACAAAACCAGCCccagtggtcaaag aggCAGAAGCACCACACAAAAATGTCTCTCTAACAAAGGAGAAGGTGAAGGTGGTGCCACTGAAGAAAG TGCCTGTAActccaaaagaaaaagtcaaaccaGCACCAACAAAAAAAG aACCTGAGGCTAAGCCGGTTCTTGCCAAAAAAG AAGCAGAAGTTGTGAAGGAGAAGCCTAAAGCAGTTCATGAGAAAAAAG gggtCAAGTTACCAAAAGAGATGATCAGAGGAATCTCTGCAAAGACAG ctgaggtTTCAAAACAGAAACCCAAACCAGCTGTAACAAAGAGAG AACCTGCTCCTCTCAAGACAAAACCAGCCccagtggtcaaag aggCAGAAGCACCACACAAAAATGTCTCTCTAACAAAGGAGAAGGTGAAGGTGGTGCCACTGAAGAAAG TGCCAGTAActccaaaagaaaaagtcaaaccaGCACCAACAAAAAAAG AACCTGAGGCTAAGCCGGTTCTTGCCAAAAAAG AAGCAGAAGTTGTGAAGGAGAAGCCTAAAGCAGTTCATGAGAAGAAAG CTCCTAAAACTGATGCTGAAGCACcaaagaaaaaagtcaaatccctggaaaagaagaaag AGCCCAAAGCACCAGAGGAGAAAGTCAAACCAGCTGTTAAAAAAG ATGGCTCAGCCGGGCTGAAGGACAAGGTCAAACCGGTCCGTGTGAAGAAAG aacaagagaagaagaaacctgCTGCAGTAAAGAAAG CCGTGTTGAAGGAAAAGATCACACCTGTAAAGAAAG GAAAACCAGTTGAGAAGAAGGCACCCAAAG aGGAGCGAGTTCTGAAAGAGATACAGACGCCTGCAAAGAAAG AGAAACCTGTGGAGAAGAAAGCAGCCAAAGAAGAGGCCGTTAAAG CTGAGCCTGGTGTATCAGACAGCTTTCTCATGGAAG ACGAGATGCCGTACTTCCAGTGTTTCTTTGTGGACGAGGACGAGGCCCAGTTTCCGTTCTACGCCTTCTCACCACTGCAGGTCTGA